Proteins encoded together in one Hymenobacter monticola window:
- a CDS encoding RagB/SusD family nutrient uptake outer membrane protein gives MQIFRNNKAAAALFAAFLGLGAVSSCQKDKLDPAPQTVFFDKVVFDTPARVELQANALYSYVKAGIFLGGRVQIFGDIRANDFLNRASNLVTGTAVWNHTLTETSQNDVINTWGAGYAAINQANVFLAGMDANAAKFGAAPFPADFTTKANNYRGEARFLRALCYYHLLQFYARPYADGAGSKPGLPLRLKAETDGTGNDLPRSTVAQVYDQILEDLNYAETNLPLTYGTTATTANVTRAHRNTAIALKTRVYLSMGRYADVIREADKLVPAAAPFVAPTGVPNALNPSITAVFGGSQETTESIFSSPFTVADGPGTQNQLAYYFLPPGAANGGNGEYGLNTAAGGILASPAFAATDARRTNFVQVVGTESFLKKYASGTNTSSPYTDKAPVIRYAEVMLNLAEARVRSTNSVDARALLLLNAVRTRSNPAGAYATFASVSDFTDALLLERRIEFLGEGLRNIDIMRLNAPIPGKGTISAVNPSDVLYVWPIPFTELSTNKSMTRN, from the coding sequence ATGCAGATATTTCGCAACAACAAGGCGGCTGCGGCCTTATTCGCAGCATTTTTGGGCCTGGGTGCCGTCTCGTCGTGCCAGAAGGACAAGCTAGACCCGGCCCCCCAGACCGTGTTTTTCGACAAGGTGGTGTTTGATACGCCCGCCCGCGTCGAGTTGCAGGCCAATGCGCTGTACAGCTACGTAAAAGCCGGCATTTTCCTGGGCGGCCGGGTGCAGATTTTTGGCGACATCCGCGCCAACGACTTCCTCAACCGTGCCTCCAACCTTGTGACCGGCACGGCCGTGTGGAACCACACGCTCACCGAAACGTCGCAGAACGACGTCATCAATACCTGGGGCGCGGGCTATGCGGCCATCAACCAGGCCAACGTGTTTCTGGCCGGCATGGACGCCAACGCTGCCAAGTTCGGGGCGGCGCCCTTCCCGGCCGACTTTACCACTAAGGCCAACAACTACCGCGGCGAGGCCCGGTTTCTGCGCGCGCTGTGCTACTACCACCTGCTGCAGTTCTACGCCCGGCCCTACGCCGACGGCGCAGGCAGCAAGCCCGGTCTGCCCTTACGCCTGAAGGCAGAAACCGACGGCACCGGCAACGACCTGCCGCGCAGCACGGTGGCCCAGGTGTACGACCAGATTCTGGAGGACCTGAACTATGCCGAAACCAACCTGCCGCTGACCTACGGCACCACCGCCACTACGGCCAACGTGACGCGCGCCCACCGCAACACCGCCATTGCCCTGAAAACGCGGGTGTACCTGAGCATGGGCCGCTATGCCGACGTCATACGCGAAGCCGACAAGCTGGTGCCCGCCGCCGCGCCCTTCGTGGCCCCCACCGGCGTGCCCAACGCCCTGAACCCATCGATAACCGCCGTGTTTGGCGGCTCGCAGGAAACCACGGAGAGCATTTTCTCCTCGCCCTTCACCGTGGCCGATGGCCCGGGCACGCAAAACCAGCTGGCCTACTACTTCCTGCCCCCCGGCGCCGCCAACGGCGGTAATGGCGAATACGGCCTGAACACCGCCGCGGGCGGCATCCTGGCCAGCCCGGCCTTTGCCGCCACCGACGCCCGCCGCACCAACTTTGTGCAGGTGGTGGGCACGGAGTCGTTTCTGAAGAAGTACGCCTCCGGCACCAACACCAGCTCGCCCTACACCGACAAGGCCCCCGTCATTCGCTACGCCGAGGTGATGCTGAACCTGGCCGAAGCCCGCGTGCGCTCCACCAACAGCGTGGATGCCCGGGCCCTGCTGTTGCTCAACGCCGTGCGCACCCGCTCGAACCCGGCCGGCGCCTACGCTACGTTCGCCTCGGTTTCCGATTTCACCGACGCCCTGCTGCTGGAGCGCCGCATCGAGTTCCTGGGCGAAGGCCTGCGCAACATCGACATCATGCGCCTCAACGCCCCCATTCCCGGCAAGGGCACCATCTCGGCCGTCAACCCATCGGACGTGCTCTACGTGTGGCCCATTCCGTTCACGGAACTGTCCACCAATAAATCGATGACGCGCAACTAA